A region from the Gossypium hirsutum isolate 1008001.06 chromosome A08, Gossypium_hirsutum_v2.1, whole genome shotgun sequence genome encodes:
- the LOC107961400 gene encoding probable lipoxygenase 6 isoform X2, translated as MTLKNTLSKENLRSIAVLGSPFVPLDYLLLFVFTAKTTRIQLYLPKETPQGLVELRKKELQKLQASRPKGEWHLWDRIYDYDVYNNLGDPKNGRLYDRPVLGGSTKFPYPRRLKMGHPNCQHDHSRESGPASCFQFYVPPDERMSDEKLQELKNNFVEALIRFLAPESTLPHLSDRECPDFVTKVAHFFVPKAAISKKDVRFIRSIIDFCRKLKLPSSHGGPSRSVSDPSEEQDIFEDIIGFYADKEVEELDDSDKQRLEKLVPKEILNQVVATLALKRQHVSAQLPSIVAEDKFAWAEDKEFGRQMLAGTNPVRIRHLKREELLPLYEVFYKMWNYESPEDKPEVQLDNKINQSQLQNLKKVLQGKKHKQPQLLDVYLAVVNERAFILDHHYLEQFLTMINGKGVCAYATRTILIATGSSSATLQPVGIELSLPGDSPRLVLPQDTLLWEFAKFHVASNDAAYHQLVSHWLHTHAVVEPFIIATRRRLSVMHPIHRLLDPHFKDTLHINALARAIFLNAGGILETLLFTGEYSMELSSHLYKEWRFDKQALPEDLLERGMAKLRVRDEVVSGPMEQVERDKSSNKAATGAEQKMFEVDAEVELVLEDYPYAKDGIEIWTAIETWVTGYCNVFYLNDNDVKEDEEIQEWWNEIKTRGHEDRKEGWYDINTFESLVKALTTLIWITSGLHAAVNFGQYGYGGWPPNRPMLLRKFLPNEEDINEENILKFVEEMLPDKFQMKLAIAVMDLLSRHTSNEVYLGQTSPQKERQLIEDHESIIQKKFKEFRENLEAIERNIKERNKEYNLMNRWGFAKIPYKLLYPDTSKPMPPISKEKRKHQPEKKDINERGIPNSISI; from the exons ATGACCCTCAAAAATACATTATCCAAGGAGAATTTGAGATCGATCGCAGTCCTTGGTTCTCCCTTTGTGCCTCTGGATTATCTGTTGCTGTTCGTCTTTACAGCCAAGACAACAAGGATCCAA TTATATCTTCCGAAGGAAACGCCACAGGGTTTAGTagaattgagaaaaaaagaaCTTCAGAAACTGCAAGCCTCAAGACCCAAGGGTGAATGGCACCTATGGGATCGAATTTATGATTATGATGTCTATAACAATCTTGGAGATCCTAAAAATGGTCGACTATATGATAGACCTGTGTTGGGTGGTTCCACTAAATTTCCATACCCACGTCGGTTGAAAATGGGCCATCCTAATTGCCAACACG ACCATTCAAGGGAGTCAGGACCAGCAAGCTGCTTCCAATTTTATGTTCCACCCGATGAGCGAATGAGCGACGAAAAACTACAAGAACTGAAAAACAACTTCGTCGAGGCTCTTATTCGGTTTCTTGCGCCGGAATCAACGCTCCCACACTTGTCGGATCGAGAATGTCCCGACTTCGTCACCAAAGTTGCACATTTCTTTGTACCCAAGGCAGCGATATCGAAGAAAGATGTTAGATTCATTCGATCCATAATAGATTTCTGTAGAAAGCTAAAATTACCATCTTCTCATGGAGGTCCCAGCAGGTCAGTGTCAGATCCAAGTGAGGAACAAGACATTTTTGAAGACATTATAGGCTTTTATGCAGACAAAGAAGTGGAAGAACTGGATGATTCGGACAAGCAGCGGCTAGAAAAATTGGTACCCAAGGAAATTCTTAACCAAGTTGTTGCCACTCTTGCTCTCAAAAGACAACATGTCAGTGCTCAATTGCCTTCAATTGTAGCAG AGGACAAATTCGCTTGGGCTGAGGACAAGGAGTTTGGTCGCCAAATGCTTGCAGGAACAAATCCTGTTCGAATCCGGCACTTGAAG CGAGAGGAGTTATTACCTCTATACGAAGTTTTTTATAAAATGTGGAATTATGAGTCACCTGAAGATAAGCCAGAG GTTCAGCTGGACAATAAGATTAACCAGTCGCAATTGCAAaatttgaaaaag GTTCTACAGGGAAAGAAGCATAAACAGCCGCAATTGCTAGATGTGTATTtg GCAGTGGTAAACGAAAGGGCATTCATCTTGGATCATCATTACCTTGAGCAATTTCTGACAATGATAAATGGGAAAGGTGTTTGTGCTTACGCAACTCGAACAATACTAATAGCAACGGGCTCATCGTCCGCAACGCTTCAACCAGTAGGAATAGAACTAAGCTTGCCTGGTGACTCTCCTAGATTGGTGCTTCCACAAGATACTCTCCTATGGGAGTTTGCAAAATTTCACGTTGCATCCAACGATGCAGCTTACCACCAGTTAGTTAGCCATTG GTTGCATACACATGCAGTAGTTGAGCCATTCATAATTGCAACGAGAAGACGGTTGAGCGTAATGCATCCAATCCATAGGCTATTGGATCCTCATTTCAAAGACACACTGCATATAAATGCATTGGCTCGAGCCATCTTCCTTAATGCTGGAGGGATTCTGGAGACTCTTCTTTTTACTGGTGAATACTCCATGGAATTGTCTTCTCACTTGTATAAAGAATGGAGATTTGATAAGCAGGCCCTTCCTGAAGACCTTCTCGAAAG AGGTATGGCGAAACTCAGAGTCAGAGATGAGGTTGTATCGGGGCCAATGGAGCAGGTCGAGAGAGACAAATCAAGCAACAAGGCGGCGACAGGTGCAGAACAGAAGATGTTTGAGGTTGACGCTGAGGTGGAGCTGGTTTTAGAAGACTATCCCTATGCAAAAGATGGAATTGAGATATGGACCGCCATTGAAACATGGGTGACAGGATACTGCAATGTTTTCTACCTTAACGACAATGATGTGAAGGAAGATGAGGAAATCCAAGAATGGTGGAATGAAATCAAAACGAGAGGACATGAAGATCGAAAGGAGGGATGGTACGACATTAATACATTCGAAAGCCTCGTAAAAGCTCTGACAACTCTCATATGGATCACTTCAGGATTGCATGCAGCAGTGAACTTCGGACAGTATGGATACGGGGGTTGGCCACCAAATCGTCCCATGTTATTGAGAAAATTCCTCCCAAATGAGGAAGATATCAATGAAGAGAATATCCTGAAGTTCGTGGAGGAGATGTTGCCTGATAAGTTCCAAATGAAGTTGGCAATTGCGGTAATGGATCTTCTGTCACGACATACATCAAATGAGGTTTATTTGGGTCAAACATCACCCCAAAAAGAGCGGCAATTGATTGAGGATCACGAGTCTATAATTCAAAAAAAGTTCAAAGAATTCAGGGAAAACCTTGAAGCAATAGAGCGAAATATAAAGGAGAGGAATAAAGAATATAATTTAATGAATAGGTGGGGATTTGCAAAGATTCCGTACAAGCTCTTGTACCCTGATACATCAAAACCCATGCCTCCAATATCTAAGGAGAAAAGGAAACATCAACCTGAGAAGAAGGATATTAACGAAAGGGGAATCCCTAACAGTATTTCCATTTAA
- the LOC107961434 gene encoding 40S ribosomal protein S8 translates to MGNFLSIFSPCKLFMLFFFSQVFPGILCTRDVPQVASRRLGGRNEIFLGNRHELGRQPGNTNLSSNKTVRRIRVRGGNVKWRALRLDTGNYSWGSLSVTRKTRILDVVYNASNNELVRTQTLVKSAIIQVDAAPFKQWYLQHYGIDIGRKKKMASKKEATEEPEGAAEETKRSKHVARKLEKRQKDRK, encoded by the exons ATGGGTAATTTTCTCTCCATTTTCTCACCCTGCAAACTCTTTATGCTGTTTTTCTTTTCTCAGGTATTTCCAGGGATTCTATGCACAAGAGACGTTCCACAGGTGGCTAGCAGAAGGCTTGGAGGAAGAAACGAAA TTTTTCTTGGCAACAGGCATGAACTCGGCCGCCAGCCAGGAAATACAAACCTATCAAGCAACAAAACTGTCAGGAGAATCCGTGTTAGAGGAGGCAACGTGAAGTGGAGAGCGTTGAGATTGGATACAGGCAACTATTCATGGGGTAGTTTATCCGTAACCCGTAAGACTCGTATTCTCGATGTCGTATATAATGCCTCGAACAATGAGCTTGTTCGCACACAGACTCTGGTAAAGAGTGCCATTATTCAAGTTGATGCGGCTCCGTTTAAGCAATGGTACCTTCAGCACTACGGCATTGACATtgggaggaagaagaagatggcCTCTAAGAAGGAAGCTACTGAG GAACCAGAAGGGGCTGCCGAGGAAACCAAGAGGAGTAAGCATGTGGCAAGGAAGCTTGAGAAACGCCAAAAAGATCGCAAATAA
- the LOC107961381 gene encoding uncharacterized protein: MSEASSYFHSSSHFLPTFSLFFILTSEASSFFSFFYLFPSNILPLFHASILTNPLTNPISFVHLLRHLKSRSPSTPLLIASLAMSRRKVREPKEETTTLGPVVQDEQHVFGVAHTFASFNHTFIHVTDLSRRETMVRITGGMKVKADRDESSPYAAMLAAQDVS, translated from the exons ATGTCTGAAGCATCTTCTTATTTTCATTCTTCTTCCCATTTCCTTCCAaccttctctctctttttcattctcaCGTCTGAAgcatcttcttttttttcattcttctacCTATTTCCTTCTAACATTCTCCCTCTTTTTCATGCTTCTATCCTGACCAACCCTTTGACAAACCCTATAAGTTTTGTTCATCTTCTCCGTCATTTAAAATCTCGTTCCCCGTCGACGCCTCTGCTTATCGCATCACTAGCCATG TCAAGGAGAAAGGTTAGGGAGCCAAAGGAAGAGACTACGACCCTTGGACCTGTTGTACAAGACGAACAGCATGTTTTCGGTGTTGCCCACACTTTTGCATCTTTTAATCACACTTTCATT CATGTGACTGATTTGTCTAGAAGAGAGACTATGGTTCGTATTACAG GTGGTATGAAGGTGAAAGCTGACAGGGATGAATCTTCACCTTATGCTGCTATGCTTGCAGCACAAGATGTTTCCTAG
- the LOC107961400 gene encoding probable lipoxygenase 6 isoform X1, whose amino-acid sequence MVETAGCCGLLQACCHRHDPQKYIIQGEFEIDRSPWFSLCASGLSVAVRLYSQDNKDPTTGKGIESENVYIMKGKELEKKKHEVLRLKVPTKVIKFKLKFEVTRDFGIPRAFVVENRDKKHEFFLKSVTLHYINHPNILEERKFYFYCGSWVYPITKTGFKRIFFSDQLYLPKETPQGLVELRKKELQKLQASRPKGEWHLWDRIYDYDVYNNLGDPKNGRLYDRPVLGGSTKFPYPRRLKMGHPNCQHDHSRESGPASCFQFYVPPDERMSDEKLQELKNNFVEALIRFLAPESTLPHLSDRECPDFVTKVAHFFVPKAAISKKDVRFIRSIIDFCRKLKLPSSHGGPSRSVSDPSEEQDIFEDIIGFYADKEVEELDDSDKQRLEKLVPKEILNQVVATLALKRQHVSAQLPSIVAEDKFAWAEDKEFGRQMLAGTNPVRIRHLKREELLPLYEVFYKMWNYESPEDKPEVQLDNKINQSQLQNLKKVLQGKKHKQPQLLDVYLAVVNERAFILDHHYLEQFLTMINGKGVCAYATRTILIATGSSSATLQPVGIELSLPGDSPRLVLPQDTLLWEFAKFHVASNDAAYHQLVSHWLHTHAVVEPFIIATRRRLSVMHPIHRLLDPHFKDTLHINALARAIFLNAGGILETLLFTGEYSMELSSHLYKEWRFDKQALPEDLLERGMAKLRVRDEVVSGPMEQVERDKSSNKAATGAEQKMFEVDAEVELVLEDYPYAKDGIEIWTAIETWVTGYCNVFYLNDNDVKEDEEIQEWWNEIKTRGHEDRKEGWYDINTFESLVKALTTLIWITSGLHAAVNFGQYGYGGWPPNRPMLLRKFLPNEEDINEENILKFVEEMLPDKFQMKLAIAVMDLLSRHTSNEVYLGQTSPQKERQLIEDHESIIQKKFKEFRENLEAIERNIKERNKEYNLMNRWGFAKIPYKLLYPDTSKPMPPISKEKRKHQPEKKDINERGIPNSISI is encoded by the exons ATGGTAGAAACCGCGGGTTGTTGTGGATTACTACAAGCATGTTGCCATCGCCATGACCCTCAAAAATACATTATCCAAGGAGAATTTGAGATCGATCGCAGTCCTTGGTTCTCCCTTTGTGCCTCTGGATTATCTGTTGCTGTTCGTCTTTACAGCCAAGACAACAAGGATCCAA CCACGGGAAAAGGGATTGAAAGTGAGAATGTATATATAATGAAGGGGAAAGAGCTAGAAAAGAAAAAACATGAGGTCTTACGTTTGAAGGTGCCAACAAAAGTGATCAAATTCAAATTGAAGTTTGAGGTGACGCGAGATTTCGGGATTCCAAGGGCTTTTGTTGTTGAAAACAGAGATAAGAAGCATGAGTTTTTCCTCAAATCCGTCACTTTACATTACATTAACCATCCGAATATTCTCGAGGAACGAAAGTTTTATTTCTATTGTGGTTCTTGGGTTTACCCCATCACCAAGACCGGATTTAAACGAATTTTCTTCTCAGATCAA TTATATCTTCCGAAGGAAACGCCACAGGGTTTAGTagaattgagaaaaaaagaaCTTCAGAAACTGCAAGCCTCAAGACCCAAGGGTGAATGGCACCTATGGGATCGAATTTATGATTATGATGTCTATAACAATCTTGGAGATCCTAAAAATGGTCGACTATATGATAGACCTGTGTTGGGTGGTTCCACTAAATTTCCATACCCACGTCGGTTGAAAATGGGCCATCCTAATTGCCAACACG ACCATTCAAGGGAGTCAGGACCAGCAAGCTGCTTCCAATTTTATGTTCCACCCGATGAGCGAATGAGCGACGAAAAACTACAAGAACTGAAAAACAACTTCGTCGAGGCTCTTATTCGGTTTCTTGCGCCGGAATCAACGCTCCCACACTTGTCGGATCGAGAATGTCCCGACTTCGTCACCAAAGTTGCACATTTCTTTGTACCCAAGGCAGCGATATCGAAGAAAGATGTTAGATTCATTCGATCCATAATAGATTTCTGTAGAAAGCTAAAATTACCATCTTCTCATGGAGGTCCCAGCAGGTCAGTGTCAGATCCAAGTGAGGAACAAGACATTTTTGAAGACATTATAGGCTTTTATGCAGACAAAGAAGTGGAAGAACTGGATGATTCGGACAAGCAGCGGCTAGAAAAATTGGTACCCAAGGAAATTCTTAACCAAGTTGTTGCCACTCTTGCTCTCAAAAGACAACATGTCAGTGCTCAATTGCCTTCAATTGTAGCAG AGGACAAATTCGCTTGGGCTGAGGACAAGGAGTTTGGTCGCCAAATGCTTGCAGGAACAAATCCTGTTCGAATCCGGCACTTGAAG CGAGAGGAGTTATTACCTCTATACGAAGTTTTTTATAAAATGTGGAATTATGAGTCACCTGAAGATAAGCCAGAG GTTCAGCTGGACAATAAGATTAACCAGTCGCAATTGCAAaatttgaaaaag GTTCTACAGGGAAAGAAGCATAAACAGCCGCAATTGCTAGATGTGTATTtg GCAGTGGTAAACGAAAGGGCATTCATCTTGGATCATCATTACCTTGAGCAATTTCTGACAATGATAAATGGGAAAGGTGTTTGTGCTTACGCAACTCGAACAATACTAATAGCAACGGGCTCATCGTCCGCAACGCTTCAACCAGTAGGAATAGAACTAAGCTTGCCTGGTGACTCTCCTAGATTGGTGCTTCCACAAGATACTCTCCTATGGGAGTTTGCAAAATTTCACGTTGCATCCAACGATGCAGCTTACCACCAGTTAGTTAGCCATTG GTTGCATACACATGCAGTAGTTGAGCCATTCATAATTGCAACGAGAAGACGGTTGAGCGTAATGCATCCAATCCATAGGCTATTGGATCCTCATTTCAAAGACACACTGCATATAAATGCATTGGCTCGAGCCATCTTCCTTAATGCTGGAGGGATTCTGGAGACTCTTCTTTTTACTGGTGAATACTCCATGGAATTGTCTTCTCACTTGTATAAAGAATGGAGATTTGATAAGCAGGCCCTTCCTGAAGACCTTCTCGAAAG AGGTATGGCGAAACTCAGAGTCAGAGATGAGGTTGTATCGGGGCCAATGGAGCAGGTCGAGAGAGACAAATCAAGCAACAAGGCGGCGACAGGTGCAGAACAGAAGATGTTTGAGGTTGACGCTGAGGTGGAGCTGGTTTTAGAAGACTATCCCTATGCAAAAGATGGAATTGAGATATGGACCGCCATTGAAACATGGGTGACAGGATACTGCAATGTTTTCTACCTTAACGACAATGATGTGAAGGAAGATGAGGAAATCCAAGAATGGTGGAATGAAATCAAAACGAGAGGACATGAAGATCGAAAGGAGGGATGGTACGACATTAATACATTCGAAAGCCTCGTAAAAGCTCTGACAACTCTCATATGGATCACTTCAGGATTGCATGCAGCAGTGAACTTCGGACAGTATGGATACGGGGGTTGGCCACCAAATCGTCCCATGTTATTGAGAAAATTCCTCCCAAATGAGGAAGATATCAATGAAGAGAATATCCTGAAGTTCGTGGAGGAGATGTTGCCTGATAAGTTCCAAATGAAGTTGGCAATTGCGGTAATGGATCTTCTGTCACGACATACATCAAATGAGGTTTATTTGGGTCAAACATCACCCCAAAAAGAGCGGCAATTGATTGAGGATCACGAGTCTATAATTCAAAAAAAGTTCAAAGAATTCAGGGAAAACCTTGAAGCAATAGAGCGAAATATAAAGGAGAGGAATAAAGAATATAATTTAATGAATAGGTGGGGATTTGCAAAGATTCCGTACAAGCTCTTGTACCCTGATACATCAAAACCCATGCCTCCAATATCTAAGGAGAAAAGGAAACATCAACCTGAGAAGAAGGATATTAACGAAAGGGGAATCCCTAACAGTATTTCCATTTAA